CGGCCGGGCACTCGTTGGACAGTGCCGATGGGCGTGGTAGAACACGTTACAGTTTTGCGGTTCGCATCAGGGCGACGCCGCTCGCTCACCCTAGGAACACGCCATGCATTGGTACACCGGCAACACCGTTTACGACACCGTGCTGACGGCAGCCTTCGGGTTCGCGGCATTCGTGGTCATCGGCGGCCTCTTCGCGCAAAGCTCGTATGGGCGCTTCTCGACGACGAAACTCGGACTCAATCTGAATCCGAAGCTCGGTTGGTGGCTCATGGAGATTCCGGCCACCGTGGTGTTTCTCGTCTGCTACCTGACCGGGCCCGCCCGGTTCGAGCCGACATCACTGGTGCTCACCGGGATCTGGCTGCTGCACTACGCCAACCGCGGCTGGTTCTTCCCACTGGCCATCCGCCAGGTACCCGGCAAGCGCAGTACCTTCAACGTCTCGGTCGTGGTCATGGGCATGCTCGTGACATCGATGCACGGGTACCTCAACGGCACCCTTTTCAGCCACGACTTCTTCGGGCAGTACACCAGCGCCTGGCTGCGTGATCCGCGATTCCTGCTGGGCCTCGCGGTCTACCTGTGTGGATTCGCGCTGCTCCTCAGCTCCGAGTCGATCGTGCGCAATCTGCGTGACAAGAACAGCCCCGGCGAAGCCGAATACCGCATCCCGTTCGGCGGCGGATTCCGCTTTGTCACCAGCCCGGCGTACCTCGGCGAACTGATCGCCTGGTCCGGTTTCGCCCTGCTCACCTGGGCGCTGCCCGGCGTCGTCATCCTGCTGATCACCGCGGGCAACCTGATCCCCCGCGCGCTGGCCACCCATCGCTGGTACCGGAAGAAGTTCACCGACTACCCGACCGACCGGAAGGCGTTGATCCCCGGCATCCTCTGAGCGCGAAGAGACACAAAAGCCCCGAACACTCGGCGTGTCGGGGCTTTTGTGTCTGTTCGGCAGAAAGGGACTAGATCGCGGCCTTGAGCGCGTCGACCCGATCGGTCCGCTCCCACGGCAGATCGATATCGGTGCGACCGAAGTGACCGTATGCGGCGGTCTGCGCGTAGATCGGCCGCAGCAGATCCAGATCGCGGATGATCGCGCCTGGGCGTAGGTCGAACACTTCGTTGATGGCTTTCTCGATCTTGGCCTGGTCGACCTTGTTGGTACCGAAGGTGTCGATGAACAGACCGACCGGAGCGGCCTTGCCGATCGCGTAGGCGACCTGAACCTCTACCCGGTCCGCCAGCTCGGCGGCCACCACGTTCTTGGCCACCCAACGCATCGCGTATGCGGCCGAGCGGTCCACCTTTGACGGATCCTTGCCGGAGAACGCACCGCCACCATGGCGGGCCCAGCCGCCGTAGGTGTCGACGATGATCTTGCGTCCGGTCAGGCCGGCGTCGCCCATCGGTCCACCCAGCACGAACTTGCCGGTCGGGTTCACCAGCAGGCGGTAGTCGGAGATGTCCAGCGAGTCCTGACCCAACTCGTCGAGGACGGTGTTGACGACCTTCTCGCGGATGTCCGGGGTCAGCAGGTTGTCCAGGTCGATATCGGCGGCGTGCTGGGTGGAGAGCACCACGGTGTCCAGCCGCACGGCCTTGTAGCCGTCGTACTCGATGGTGACCTGGGTCTTGCCGTCGGGGCGCAGGTACGGCAGCAAGCCGTCCTTACGCACCTCGGTCAGCCGGCGTGCCAGGCGGTGTGCCAGCGCGATGG
The nucleotide sequence above comes from Mycobacteroides saopaulense. Encoded proteins:
- a CDS encoding phosphatidylethanolamine N-methyltransferase family domain-containing protein; this translates as MHWYTGNTVYDTVLTAAFGFAAFVVIGGLFAQSSYGRFSTTKLGLNLNPKLGWWLMEIPATVVFLVCYLTGPARFEPTSLVLTGIWLLHYANRGWFFPLAIRQVPGKRSTFNVSVVVMGMLVTSMHGYLNGTLFSHDFFGQYTSAWLRDPRFLLGLAVYLCGFALLLSSESIVRNLRDKNSPGEAEYRIPFGGGFRFVTSPAYLGELIAWSGFALLTWALPGVVILLITAGNLIPRALATHRWYRKKFTDYPTDRKALIPGIL
- the metK gene encoding methionine adenosyltransferase codes for the protein MSSAGRLFTSESVTEGHPDKICDAISDSILDALLEQDPRSRVAVETLVTTGQVHVAGEVTTSAYADIPKIVRDRVLEIGYDSSSKGFDGHSCGVNIAIGAQSPDIAQGVDTAHEARVEGAADPLDSQGAGDQGLMFGYAINDTPELMPLPIALAHRLARRLTEVRKDGLLPYLRPDGKTQVTIEYDGYKAVRLDTVVLSTQHAADIDLDNLLTPDIREKVVNTVLDELGQDSLDISDYRLLVNPTGKFVLGGPMGDAGLTGRKIIVDTYGGWARHGGGAFSGKDPSKVDRSAAYAMRWVAKNVVAAELADRVEVQVAYAIGKAAPVGLFIDTFGTNKVDQAKIEKAINEVFDLRPGAIIRDLDLLRPIYAQTAAYGHFGRTDIDLPWERTDRVDALKAAI